The Bradyrhizobium sp. B097 genome contains the following window.
TGGTACATCATCGACATCATACGCATCCGCCCCTGGCCCGGCTGGATATGCAATATCGACGCCAGAGAGGGGGCGGGCTGCCCGGCAAATTGGCACGTGGCTTGCTGCAAAATTGAACGGCTCCGGGGCGCGGCGGTTGGACCGGCGCGCGGTCACCGGGGGCGGGACGCGTTCAGGCGTGAGGATCCGATATGGCGAAAGCGACACTCACCATCAGCAGCAAGAATTATTCGTCCTGGTCGCTGCGCGGCTGGCTGCTGGTGAAATTCGCCGGGCTGGAATTCGAGGAGGTGGTCACCGCGCCCGATGACGCCTCGGCGCGGGCCGAACTGCTGCTGCTGTCATCATCGATCCTGGTGCCCTGCCTGCGCCACGAGGGCGCGACCGTCTGGGATACCCTGGCGATCGGCGAGTATCTCAACGAGATCATGCCGCAGGCCGGGCTGCTGCCGGCGGACCGGATCCAGCGCGCGCATTGCCGCTCGATCTCGGGCGAAATCCATTCCGGCTTCACCACGCTGCGGTCGTCGCTGCCGGTCAATCTCAAGGGGCATTTTCCCGGCTT
Protein-coding sequences here:
- a CDS encoding glutathione S-transferase; protein product: MAKATLTISSKNYSSWSLRGWLLVKFAGLEFEEVVTAPDDASARAELLLLSSSILVPCLRHEGATVWDTLAIGEYLNEIMPQAGLLPADRIQRAHCRSISGEIHSGFTTLRSSLPVNLKGHFPGFKIWSRAQADIDRVCTIWGDCLGMSGGPFLFGERRTMADAMYAPVVTRFMTYDVKLDPVLAAYASTIMVMPEMQEWIEAAKAEPADVEELEVEY